Part of the Neoarius graeffei isolate fNeoGra1 chromosome 15, fNeoGra1.pri, whole genome shotgun sequence genome is shown below.
GCCTGCGCTCCCAGTCTCACAGCCAGCCTCCTGGGCAGACCCATCTTCACACCGCCATCAGCCAGAGCATCAAGAGCCGTGAAAGCCTGGACACGCACAAACAGAAGCAATGAAAACCTTGACAACAGCTGACTCATCATTTCAAAGCTGTGCTGCAGTAAACTCTCCTCATCACAGGTTAACTGGACTAAATAATTCAGCACCTCAGTGCACCTTCTGTAGATAAATAatattacattacaagcatttagcagatgctcataTCCAGAACTACATACAACAAGTTCAacaatttttacctaatctgcatgtctttgaagcgGGAGGAAACTAacgcagacacggtgagaacgtGCAAAcatcggccatgaggtttgaacctgggtccttgccgtgaggcaacagtgctaatcactgcaccactgttATATGCTTAATCAGCATCCAAACAGCAAGCCTCATCATTTCCGTGAACCCAAAAACCACTCACGTAAGCTGGCCCACTGCCGCTGAGTCCTGTAACAGCGTCAATCTGATCCTCCTCCACCTCCCTGCAGAATCCCACACTGGCCATCAGCTGCTCCAGAAGCTTCCCGTCCTCCACATCAGCATGTGTGCCTGTGGCATATACCGTAGCCCCTTCACGCACCACCACTGGGGTGTTAGTCATGCAGCGCATCACCTTAGGCTCAGCACGGTACTGGAGCAAtttctggagagagagagagagagagagagatattatgTTTAATTAGATGCACATTACTGCTTGCACGATTACAGGACATTAGAAAGTGAGCATGGTTCAGAAACAGGAAACCTGAAGGAAATCTATATAGCtattgaaaaaataaatgtacaTGTCTACTGGGGAAAAAATTCCCCACTCGCCCCTTCTTTGGGTGgtctttccccccccccctcaagctcgggtcctctaccagaggtctGGGAGCTTGAGGGTCCTGCGCAGTAccttagctgttcctaggactgcacttttctggacagagatctcggatgttggccctgggatctgttggagccgCTCTCCtagtttgggggtcactgcaccaaggatggtggtttttttttttaataaaatatatgtgttacataaaaataaaaactgttaAAAGGTAAGTGTCCATCAATGAAAACAATTACAttaagcagatgctcttatccagagtgtcgCATAACAAACCCAGATCAGCCCAAggataggtgccttgctcaaggacacttcagccattcctgccggtctagggaatcaaaccggcaaccatttggtcccaaagcggCTTCTCTTTATGGCCATATACAAAGTGTACAATACAGTATGTTCATATAATTACAGTCATCTCTGAAACATGCTAAAATCTTGATCTTTACAGTGTATCACTGTACATAATGGGGAGGGCGGGGAGTACTGGCCAAATTTAGCCAGTTGATTCAGAATCAGTCCTCAAGGAGAAAAGTGACTCATCAaactccatccattttggcatatcactagtgACGTGggtgctctgacggcttcagccatcaaagtttctaagaaacattacagtagtggtttctcattgccttctactggattatattatagaggttttctcttctcaaccattcacacacacacacacacacccctatggacaatttagagccatcaattagcctaacccagGGCTTTTCAAATACATTTGCAGGGGGTCCAAACTAGAAAATTACAAAATTTGTGATGGCCGGACAGACAATTGACATAAAATTGATATCAGCTAAAGGCAATTAAAATATACTATACTAAGGTAcataatatatgaaataaaataaggtACATTATTCTTTTCCTTTATTATGAAATATAATGAAAAATGGTACTTTTTTAATAGGACACATTGTCTTTCATTTTTTTGGTCAACAATCATTTTGTCAACAACCGCCAGCATGCAGTCTTTAATAGTTTCCGACTCGGtgaagggtcttttttttttttttgtcagtatcCACGCCACTCAGAGATGCAATAAAAGCTCTCTCTTGTTCTGTGCAAAAGCCACCAATTGCACACTGACTTTGTTCAAAAGAAGTTACCAGTCTGTCTATTCTCCTTCGTCTCTCCTTGGAGCCCTCTCGGTATTGCTCAGAAAATGAAGCATGTTTtgttgtaaaatgtctcttcacgttGTACTCTTTGGCCACAGCTACAGATTCGttgcacaataaacacacaggtcTATCGCTTGGCGTAGTTGGCAAAGTAAATAAGTACTTTTCAGTCCATTCGCTTTGAAATTTACGGTTATCTCTGTCAACTTTGCGATGTTGCCACTGCTGTAGCTGCATGGAGTGTCACATTGCGAGAATGAGTGTTTGTCACAATGGAGACGACCTGTATTCTGGTCTGTGCCAGAGCGGTAGAGAAAACTGTGCACCACGGCAGATACGTagatatgttttttgttttgttttaaaaaaatctgCCGCAGGGTCGGATTAAATTTCAATCGGGCCGATTTCGCCCCCGGGCCAATATTTGAATAGGCctggcctaacctgtatgtctttggactgtgggggaaaccggagcgcccgaaggaaacccatgcagacacggggagaacatgcaaactccacacagaaaggccctccccgtcagtccctgggctcaaacccagaaccttcttgctgtgaggcgacagtgttaaccactacaccaccgtgccaccaactcAAACTATTTACCTGAAAAGTTCTACATGAAAAGTTTTGATCACTATTAAAGATCTGAGTCAAGCCCAGAGGTACATCTCGACTTGAGTCAAACCCGAAGTGGATCGCTGAGCAGCGTCCCGAGTCGAGCCCTAACCAGAGCTCAGAGTCGGTTTTGATTCATAAGtcaaatctgggcggcacggtggtgtagtggttagcgctgtcgcctcacagcaagaaggtccgggttcaagccccgtggccagcgagggcctttctgtgcggagtttgcatgttctccccgtgtccgcgtgggtttcctccgggtgctccggttgcccccacagtccaaaagacatgcaggttaggttaactggtgactctaaattgaccgtaggtgtgaatgtgagtgtgaatggttgtctgtgtctatgtgtcagccctgtgatgacctggcgacttgtccagggtgtaccccgcctttcgcccgtagtcagctgggataggctccagcttgcctgcgaccctgtagaacaggataaagcggctacagataatgagatgagatattaagggaatgagtcatctttaactttatgccttttggagatcatttcatctttagggcggcacagtggtgtactggttagcgctgtcgcctcacagcaagaaggtccgggttcgagccccgtggccggtgagaaaACTGTTTGGATATTTCACATATTGAAAACTGTTACTGCAGCAATCAGAAACAGGGGAAGTAGAACTGATCATGTGTTATTGTGTGAGCCCATCATGGTCCACCTGCAGGCCAGGAAAACCTTCCTTACCAGTTGCGGacacttcatttgcatatttgtaAAAGCTGGACTTTGTTATGAAGGTAAACGTGACATTTTTCTGGAATCTGCACATGAAGCAATCCTTTATTTAATGGCGAGAACATTAATGGATTTCAAAAACAAACATGTTTGATAAACAAGGCCACATCATTGCTGTAAACCCTGCTGTTACAGCAATTCCATATTGAGGCTTTATAAATGAAAAGGATGTTATATGCTTCAAACAAATAATGTAACAGAAGATTTGCATTACGCTTATCCCACACCTTCTCAATGGAGCCAATGGTGACCCCGGCAGCACAGGATACGATGAGATGCCTGTCTTCAATATCGGGTCCAATTTCGTCCAGGACGAAAGGAATAATATGAGGCTTGACAGCCAAAAACAGGACGTCGCTCTTATATGCCGTTTCCTTGTTGCTGGTTGTGAAGTTCACGCCCATTTTCTAAAGCATTTTtaagaaataaacaaaaaaaatgtaataaatataatGCATCTCGCATGGAAACAGTACAGTCATGGTCTATAGGACCacaaaggacacacacacacacacacacacagggttggtGAAGCCAAAACACACTGACCCTGAGCCCGGACACTGTCGGCAGATCTGTATCTGGAGAACTGGCCGTAATCCGGTGAGCCGCAATTACACCTGAGAGAGATAGCCAAGAGCAACAACAGGAACAAAAAgaagaagagagtgtatgtcAGAGAGGAGAGCAGCACACGGCGGAGCAGGCATCCAGAATACTGATTACAGCAACCACAGAAGAGCTCGACTCAGTCAAATCAAATCTGTGGCACAGAAGCACGGGCTGCGTTTTATCCCCTTCCTGACATTTAAGGTCAGGAATAAACAAGCAAATGAATTTCTTTgggtgatgaataaaagttgaaTAAGATCAGTGAGCTCTTACCTGCTGCAGTGAAGCCCTTCACCAATGCTTGGGTCAGCTGACCTGCTCCAATGAAGCCTACACTCATCCTGTTTACTCTGGCAGATGTGTGGATTACAAAACACCCACTCAGTTATTCATTCgcttaaaattttttttatagCTTTCATCGGAGTCATAAACGAAATGCTCAAAGTGTATTACGTAGGATTCATAGAAAACGGCACAATAAAATATTCAGATTAGGGCTGCACAATGTATTGTTCATTTGTTAACCATTGCAATATTGGCTTTCATGTTACTGATATCGCAGAAGCCAGCAATATGGAAAAGAACACTTTAATCAATTTTAGTGTGTTCTCCGTTATTAATCTCAGCAACAGCAAGGCACTTTAAAGCAAGTCGATCTCACCTGGATACCGTAGTCTTGTACCATGATGCTTATACTGAACATGCTTTCATTACGCTCGGTACTGTCTGACTTTATAATATCCAATTACAGCACTGagagtaatgatttataatcgtACTATCAGGTGTCTCTCTGAAAAGGATGGGTTCTTCTTAGGTCCGGTTTCTCTGAAGATTTTCCTGGTTTCTTCCTCAGGTCATCTCAGCAGGTTGTCCTGGCCACTGCTGCCCCGGTTTGCTAATtagagatttctgtaaagctgctttgcgacaatgtctgcttTTAAAACTGGATAAAAATGGAATATAAAAGTGAATTTTAATGGCTTTAGATTGTTTGAACAGTCTGAGTCATTTTAGTTGGGCATCTTATGAAAAGTGACTCATTTAGTACTTTATAGAATATCGGATGAGTGTCAACCCATGCCCGAGGTTTCAGTATCAGAAGAGTTTCATAATAATATATTATTATGAGTCATTTCATAGTGGTGTGTAGCAACATAATTCCATACAGCTATTTTTGTCCATATTGTGCAGCCCTTattcttttaataataataataataataataataataataataataataataataataacaacaacaacaacaacaacaacaacatcaaatatATCAAGTGCATGCTAGAAATATTGAGCCCAATATTCTTTTTCTACTgatttttgtcttattttcacATTGTTAAAGGACAGCCCTACGTTTAATTTTTAACTTCTTAGAATTCTCTCTTTTTCTACAGAGGGGGTGAAAACATTCATGTAAGGATCATTTTAATAAATTGCAAAgcattttacagacagacagtgCATCATTATCAACTGCAACATATTTGTCCAAAATTCACATacttgaacataataataataataataataataaattataataaatCACTATCATaataaaaaacataaaataaagaatttaaaaaaaagcctaTACTAAAAACCAAAACTCAATCTTAAACAGAATTGtaaatttatttatctatttattttctgTAAGACGGTCTGTAAAACATACCAGTTAAAGGGGTACCGAAtagaatatatacagttgctgatgtgacaaagtaatgtattcttaagtattctatcaaatttatatactagaaaacaacgaaatatcttggtaattgtaaatataatactttatacgctaaaccgcacaagagtcgccatttttaaaagaccgtgacgtcagcgctacccactgcactagcggaactctccgaaatagaggagataagcgtgtaatcatggcgtcgggcgcatcaagtgaaagcgacagctctgtcgaatcgtacgaagagatcccgcaagacacactgcaagcaggctatggcttagaagggtaccagtttgaaccta
Proteins encoded:
- the pycr1b gene encoding pyrroline-5-carboxylate reductase 1b, translating into MSVGFIGAGQLTQALVKGFTAAGVIAAHRITASSPDTDLPTVSGLRKMGVNFTTSNKETAYKSDVLFLAVKPHIIPFVLDEIGPDIEDRHLIVSCAAGVTIGSIEKKLLQYRAEPKVMRCMTNTPVVVREGATVYATGTHADVEDGKLLEQLMASVGFCREVEEDQIDAVTGLSGSGPAYAFTALDALADGGVKMGLPRRLAVRLGAQALLGAAKMLLDSEQHPGELKDNVCSPGGATIHALHVLESGGFRSLLINAVEASCVRTRELQFLADQEKISPAAIKKTTLDKVLQQPGVSANTVGTRSRVNMFNNRSGIKKV